ttttacattcaatgacCGTAGAAGAGGAtcaattcaccaagtaacaagccatATTAACAGCCTTAGTCCACAATTCCttgcccaacccaacattactaatcatgcatcgggTCATCTTCAAGAGAGTCCGATTTATCCGCTCGGCCACACCTTTCTACTCTAGTGTGTGGCATACTATGTTATGCCTcgcgatcccttcatccttatacTACCAATTGAATTCTACATAAGTGAATTACTTACTGTTATCCATCCTCAACACTTTCATCTTTCACTGTGATTGTTTTTCCATCACTGCCTTCCACTATTTTAAGTTGGTGAAAATattgaaattatttttcataaaacaaACCCACACTTTTTTggaatagtcatcaatgaatgtgacaaactaTGATGACCCTCCACAAAAAATCATGGGTGTCGGGCCCCATACATTTGGATGCACATAATCTAAGACTCCCTTGCAAACATGTTTCCTAGACTTAAAAAAGACAAcattaactatatatatatatatatatatatatatatatatatatatatatatatatatatatatatatatatatatatatatatataaatgcttgTATATACTTAAATTAAtgtttttaaaaactagaatTAAAAAAGGTAAAAAATTATCTTCATGCCCCGCTAGCTGATGTAGCATAAGCGTGTATGCTACATACGTGCAGATGTGGAATCCTATACAGACGTTACAACTCTACTCGATGAagtactcccgatcaacctataaaggttttcaTTCCTCTGCGCCTTCATGACTTTCATGACTATGAATGCTccctttaaaactttaaggacacgatcaaaCCTGTTTAATTTGCACCCCAGTAACTTGAGTGCTTCGAGAGATATCAAACTCTTCTTCAAATTAGGAGTGTATCTTACTTCGGTCAAAatatgttcaatgtcatcaaacatcttgatgcgcaccgatcCAATGCCTACCactttacaggcattatcattggaCATAAACACCTGGTCACCATCGCACTCACTGTAaatggtgaaccaactccgatgagtgGTCATATGGTATGAAACAACTGTATCAAAAATACATTCTTCGTTGAAGTACTCAAATTTTGATGCGGTCAACACGTCACTACCATTTGCTTCCTCACTGGATTTCAGAGTTTTGGTTTCCCTGGAAGAACTATCTAAATTCTCCTTTCTCAACCTAGAATTCTGATAATCATTCTTCATATGCCCTGACATGCAACAATTCTAGTACTTCAACTTGCCTTTgccattgcccttggatttggatatcgATCGCAAAGATCCACCGTCTTGTTAAGAATTCCTCCCCTTCATAACTAGTGTATTTGTAGAAGCACCCACGTCaccgtttttctttctcatcgcctttgaTTGAAAACTGAGATAACAGTCTCAACGCTAATGGTCATTCTACCGGTGCACAAAgagtccttaaatgactcatacgaagccATGAGAGAATTCAAAAGTATACATACATGATCTTCATCTTTCATTGTTTCTTCCATATCTAACAATTTACAAATCGacctattgaagttactaatgtaGGCTTCAACATCAACCCACTTCGTCATATTCAGATTGAACAACTATAGCTTCAAGTACAAATGATTCTCAAGAAATTTTTTCACATAGATATTCTCTAATTTCACTCATGTACTTActacagttttctctctcataacattatagaggaccCCTTCCGTTTAtcacaattggatagaggttctagttttcttatccatcttattcAACTCTTCTTCTGTCATAGATTCTGATCACTTTTCAAAGAGAGCTTCATCCAATTCTTGTTGAACTATGATACAAGTCATCTTAACTTTATGTAGTTCAAAAttgtttttattgaaatattttttcacATCGAACTTCGGATTAGATGCTATTGATATCTTGCTTTCAGATTCAATCTGCTTTCCAACGTTATCGTTGATACCACCTATTGGGGAACCatagaagcacacagagatgaatacCAAGTCCAAACAACAACAATCTGActtttatgtgaaaaaaccctTGAGGGAAAAAAACCACAGCGTAAAGTGACAagtatgcactatgaaagcaaaaattacaagagaaagtgttaccgattcgaacaagtcTTAAATCCACTTCACAAGCCTTAGCTATGCCCTTAAAACCCTTACGAACGAATTGAAAAACTCTCTCTATTACCCAAATTCCGATTACACCTGATttatatactatcacaaccgaaatagaaaataaatcccACACTTACACAATTCTGCGTGCAGCTTTGATGggaccttcaatgccatcgacgaccctcgatgtcattgaagtaatCATCGAAtttacttcgatgacattgagtaaCAACACTAAGAcgttccaacaaccaacatgcgattttctgaattttttcgaTGGAATCAGACATATGTTGATGGCATCGACctttgctcgatggcatcgattggTCTGTTGATACCAGTTGATGGTATCGACAGACCTTGCTATTGACAggtttaagacatcaacaacaattttATCTTTCCAGTGGATAGAAAGACTAAAATTATGTGTGGCATCTTGTACTTTTATCATGTCCTACTCATGGTAAGAACTATGTCTTGAACAGCTCCATTGTCCATAAGCATGTCCCAAAATTGAGTTTGGCAGTTGACACAAGGAAGAGCATGAAGGAATAAAGAGaaagatcattgtcttcctcaagtgAATAAGACTTTGAATCTACAAGGCATAATGGCCCTCGAATCCACAAActtaagaaaatttgaaaatacttATAGTGAAATCTATCTCACAAACGAGATTACAAATCTTTAAATAATAAAGAGAAACTCTAATTAAGATTCCCAATGCAAATAAATTAAAACTTTCCTAGAATAGTAAAACctagtaaaaataaaaagttcTAATTTAACTATGCATAATGATTCTCAGCATGATAAGAAGCAAACCCTAAGAATATACCAAATACTAAAAATCTAAGAATAAAAAGTTgcttttgatctaaaacttactaaaaatagtaagtttttcgtAAAAAGGAAGACTTGAGTACAAGGAATCGTTTTCTCAGAGCGACGCAATATGCTTACAAGTGTCAATTGGGCCTTGAATGAAATTTCAGTCGAAATTCATAAGCCGTGCGTCCCATAACTCATTccaatcaaaagttatggttgattTACGGTTTGCACTTTGAACGATAATTTTTCTCACTGTGAAATGAATCTCCTTGATCTGAACGTGTTGTGCCCAGTTACATCATATCCCACGTAAGACTGGTCCAAATCTAATGGATTACGTCGGCTTCCATTTGAGCTTTTTTTGTCCATCTAGGCGAGGAATAGATCTACATCCCGCTCTACATCAGCAATCCACGGACTAATAAGAGTAGACAacttttagaaaagaaaaaagaaaaacacactCAGACCTACCCCAGCCCTCCAACGGTGAGATTTTCTCAAGGAACACTCTCAGACCTACCCCAGCCGCCTCCcaaccatttgattttgattgtaCAGTCTAAGAAAACTCCATGTCATGAATtctcatcacatctctctctctctctctctctctctctctctctctctcaagtatcACTATCAAGAGGtgcctatgatggggcccacactccCATGAAATAAGGTgctcatcatggggcccacactcCTATGAAATGAGCCCAGTCCCTCTCCCCAAAAATGGCAAAGGTTGATCACCATGCTAGGGAGTATCACAATTACAATACCCATGTGTGATAGCACCAAGTGGATGGCTGATCTTCCATCACCAGATCAATGGTCCCCACCAGCCCAAATTCAACCTACTTAATTAGTATTATCCCACCCTTTCACACATGTTTTCATTGTCTTAAATTTCATGAAGATGCCTAGAGAGCTAAGGAAACTACATAACATAGCACATATGGATACCATCAGATCAAGGGTCGCTGTCCTTATTCTTGTAGGTCAATACCTCTCTTTATTGGGGTATCTTGCTTTCTCCCTTTCTTTATGTGGAGACGAAAGTGGTATCATTGCTTGGCTGTAGGGACCCTATCACCTCTTCCAATTTCAAGTAAGCCCATCTCACAGCATGCTCAGGTTCTCAATTtggacaagtgggccacattggcTCAATGATCCATTACTTAACTTTGGTCTGCTCtgttgggccccactatggatggaaCATGCCACTATTATCTCTCGGATTGAAAGATCTTAGCCGTTAATATTTGACCtcttttttttgttgaatgtgaATCACTACTGTCTTCTCTCTTCTCAACCCTTTATTTTCAGGCTGCAAAGTTAAATGATAGAACCGTTAAATCAATATGATTCTTGGGGTATGTTTCATCCATGGTGGGGTTGACCTATACCAAAGGTCTGGATCACTGGACCATGGTCCGTGCTCTTACATATAATAGTTGCTATGAGTGTTGTATGATTTATGTCCTCAAAACGATTGGGAATTTATAGGGCCTGGATGCACCAGGCCACTGATTctgatggccccaccatggataagGTATGCCCAAAATGCATTTCATGttggaagatcctatccatccaagCTTTCACCTTTTTCTTATTCAGACCATCCATTTGCGGATCAGtactgatcaaatggttagaatcCTCCCATATTTGAGAATTGAGGGGTATTTCCTGTACAAGGTGgaatccatcagatcaacggtctgtatCAGTAACCATGATCCCTGATGAATCAGGACACTGTCAGCTCCtccaaaacccttttttttttttttgtttgtattttctcgcGGAATTGACTAAGCTGTTAAAAGATAAAACCATCTGCATCTCTAAATAAGAAACATTGATAGACATCCATCTGAAAAtctggtttctttatttctcatcgGACAAGGAACTCTACATCCCAATGAAAATTATTCATTTTAATAACAACAATACTAAAAGGAATTGAAAGGAAGAAAACCCACAAAAAATCGAAGTAGAGAATGCAATTTGATTAACAAGATAGAATTAACACTCTTTGAATGCCATAAGGCCATGAAACAAGAGAAAGAAAATACACTGAAACAAGCATTATTTTGCAAATTCAAATCCCACCCATTAACAAGATGTGGTCCAGCTTGCTTGTGCACAGGATTTTTCAAAAAGATCAAAGCTGGGACTTTTGTATCGGACCTATTTACAATGAaggagaaccaaaaaaaaaaatctatggcACACACCTGTAATTAGAAGTAGCTTTTTATTCAAACCTTTAGAATTGAAAATTCTGTaagttggggttttttttttttttttttggggaggaATTTTAAGAGCTACATTTGTTCAAACGCGGCTGTGATTCTCTGGAAATCCTTACCGTAGATATCGGACGATTGCAGTTGCAATGGTTGCTGATGAGGCTGGTGCCAATTACTCAGACTAGTATTGATTCCAAACTGGCTTTCTGATTTGATCTCACTGTATAGAGGCTGTGTTTGATTTTGAATGGTGGCTGCTGTCATTGGGAATGGATGGTGGAGAAATTCAGACCATTTGATGTCTCCGGGCTCTGTCTCGAGATGGATTTGAGCTTCTTTTTCTGAGGTTATATCTGGCAATTCTACTCGGCAATCAGACAATCCCCATGAGAAGATGCTGTTCTCAAAGAAAGAGCTGTTGCTTTGCagctcaatgctgctgctacttgcactgctgctgctgctgttactAGAGCTTCCAGCTTCCCAGTGGTGAACCCCATTGGCATTTATACAGCCCACCGATGAATTATCAGGCGGGAGGGCAATGGTAGGCTTGAAGCCCATTTGAGTTGGAAGGATCGAGCTTGTCAAGGATGGTATAACAGTCGAAACCGTATTGGAATTGAACTCAGAATTCATCTGGAAAGGCCTAGAGTTCTGGTTAAGCCAGAGGACTGGATTTGGGTTCATTGACAGGCCTACGCTGGCTGTCTGATTACCACAGGTGGACCCATAATTCAATTGCTGGAGAGGGAAATAACCCATCATCGAGTCCGAAGGCCTACAGCTGGTGGAGCTCTCATGGCTCATCATGAACCTCTCCAGGAAGAATTCCTTGGTGGTTGCCATTGAATTGTTCTTGATGTTAGTGTTGCTCTTCGAGCTCAAACCTTCCAGTGTGTACCTGTGGTCCGCTGTGATTGACTGTGGTTTTGCATCCAGCCCCACTGGTTCGAGATTCTCCGTGACGGACCCCACCGATAGGAGTTTCAGTTCGTTTGATCCTGATGCTTTCTCACTGCTGGCAGATGCAGCTGCCTTATCTTCTCCATTCTCAACCTCAGATAGTGGTTTGTGGGTGTTTGGATCAATGCCTCTCTGCCTCAGCTTCTTCTTGATGCATGAATTCCACAAGTTTTTGATTTCGTTGTCGGTTCTTCCAGGCAGCTGTGCTGCAATCTGCGACCACCtgatgaaatttcatgaaaaCACCTCAGCATTTTGCAGAATTTCAAGTACCTGAAAGAGCAAAAGCGTAGCTGATCTTGAAATGATAAAAACAAAGATTACCTGTTGCCTAGAACTGCATGAAGTTCAATTATCAGGTTCTCTTCTTGCTGCGAGAATGTGCCTCTCTTAAGATCAGGCCTCAGGTAATTTATCCACCTCAATCTGCAGCTCTTTCCACACCTTTGCAGGCCTGCAATTTTCCCTTAGTTAGATAACTGTAACTCAACAAAACCCAACTAGAAAATAAATCAAGAAAAATTCAAATCCAAATTCAATTCTATTCAATTGCAATGCCAAACAAGCCACCTGCTTGCTTAGGCACAGAGCTCCAACACCCATGACCATATTTAGTAATATGCCTAAGGAGCTTCTCATCCTCCTCTGGAGACCACAGGCCTTTCCTCAGCTTCTGCTTGTAACAGCAAGAATGCCTCCCCATTTGGAGCGAAACCCGCCTGGTGAATCCTTTTTTCCCAAAAGCGGTGGGTACCTGCTCAAACTCCGGGTGGAATTGTCAGCAAAAATcagagttctttttttttttttcctctttttttttcttgagtgGATTTTGGGATGTGGGTTGTGGCCTAAAGGGGTGGAAATGTAGGAAAGAGATGGTGGGGATGGCTGAGAAAATGAAATAGcagagaaaagaaagggaattgaattaAGAAAAATGAAAGCTCATAAGAGAAGTCATTGTCTAGAAGTTGATAGAAGTTGAAGTTGTTTTTCTCCCTTCTGAAGGGTGAGGAGAGAAGGTTTAATAATTTGAGTTGTGGATGTCTTACCACAGCTCTGAGAATTAATGTCTGTTGCTGCAATGGGGGCAATTCCTCTTATATTCTATTGCACAAATCAGCAGGACTTACGCCGATGCTTCAAACCCAAGTTAGTGAAAATAACAGTAACACAAGGCAATgtagaattaaaaaaaatataaaaaaaaaaaaaaaaaagaaaaaagaaaaaagaaaaaaaaaaacaaagaaaaagaaatcatcgatacggtttcttttttttttatatactattGATACGATTGTGTTTTTCGTATGTATCATCTCTTTTTACCATTGATATGACACAATTTTTGTATGTACCATCAATCCGTCACCAGTCGAGATTCACGGCGATACAGAGAATAGATACCAATGTATATGAGTTTCAATGTTGTCAGCTACATTATTATCCaatactgatattttgaacctTGAAAAACATAAAAGATTTTGACAATGGGCCTAGAAGTTTTTGTAATGGGTCTGAAGCAATAACACCTCTTTCATTTTCTACCGTGTTTATTCCAAGATTCCAATACAGAAAAAaccaaaatatttttataaagaaaaggaaattctGGTTTATAACAAGGAATTCCATACTTAGTTAAAGGTTGCTGTTATAGTATGTTACATACCACACATGTAAAATAATAGAAGCTTTTCTACATTCACTTGGTTATTGGATTGGGAGAAAATACAAGTGTACTCATTTGAAAAATTTCTTGATGCCTTTTGTCAGACCATCCAAAGAAACAGTAGCCCATTTCTTACTTTTTGgtaatttttcaaaatcatgatAACTTTGAAAAGTTTCATCATTTGGTGGAAAGAACAAAATGCTTTGGACATCTTCTAAAATAAAGggcatctttcttttctttggaaAAATCACTGAAATCTGGGAAACTCCCTTGGTCATTTACATTTTTCCATTTAGGAAAACACCCATCTGTTTTTGCGTTGTGTGTGTGCAAGAAACCTGCGGTGTACGCTTACAACCCGAAATACTAATGCTATAACAACAAAAGAATGGGGACGGCCACGATGAGCCCATGGTTGTCGTTTCtcctaaaaataatttttttttaaaaatgctagGAAATTGGATTTGtggtgagatttaaaaaatgctAGGAAATTGGATTTGTGATGAGATTTTGGCGACGTGGTATGaattatttacatatttaggcaAGAATACTAATCACACTCAGGGGTCATAAGAGTATATGAATTAGTTAGTATTGCAGTCTGATAGTTTTGTCactagtatttatttatttattatttttttatataaaagttGATTTCACATCTTATCATTTTTTACCCTTTACCATTCATAATTCAAAAACTGGAAACCTCAACTCAACTTGATGTTCATCTGAGTTGGGTCAAGCTGACTCGAATCAACTCGATGTTTAATAATTAATTTAGGAAATGTTTCGATTTATAATAGATGTTTGAAGTAGATTCAGTATAAAAAAAACAGCTTAATTGGTCACAATTACATAACATTGCAAGATGGTAATGACAGGTGAGCGAGTGACATGGTTTGAGTCACGTCAAGTCGGCTGAGTTGGTGAGCTAACTTGTGAGTCTTGCCAAGTCAAAACCAAGTCTCACTTGTTAGCAACTTTCTTAgtgatttggagagagagagagagagagagagagagagagagagagagagagagagagagagagagagagagagttcaaagCTCAAAAACCAGaaagctcaactcaacttgatgTTCAGCTGAGTTGGGTCGACCTGACTCAAATagactcgatatttaataattaatttagGAAGTGTTTAGATTTATAATAGATGTTTGAAATAGTTTTGAGTATAAAAAACACCTTAATTTGTCACAATTACATAGCATTGCAAGATGGTAATGACAGGCGCACTTTGCTTCCACtttgattcttttttcttttcttttttttaattgaaaagcCAAACTCAACGAGTGACACAGTTCGAGTCACGTCAAGTGAACTGAGTTGGTGAGCTAACTTGTGAGACTTGCTGAGTCAAAACTGAGTCTCCCTTGTTAGCGAGTTTCTTAGTGATTtggccacagagagagagagagagagagagagagagagagagagagagagagagagagagagagagagagagagagttcgaaAACTGGAAAGCTTAACTCAACTTGATGTTCAGCTGAGTTGTGTCGACCTGACTCAAATAGTCTccatatttaataattaatttagGAAGTGTTTAGATTTATAATAGATGTTTGAAATAGTTTTGAGTATAAAAAACACCTTAATTTGTCACAATTACATAGCATTGCAAGATGGTAATGACAGGCGCACTTCGCTTCCACtttgattcttttttcttttcttttttttaattgaaaagcCAAACTCAACGAGTGACACAGTTCGAGTCACGTCAAGTGAACTGAGTTGGTGAGCTAACTTGTGAGACTTGCTGAGTCAAAACTGAGTCTCCCTTGTTAGCGAGTTTCTTAGTGATTtggccacagagagagagagagagagagagagagagagagagagagagagagttcgaaAACTGGAAAGCTTAACTCAACTTGATGTTCAGCTGAGTTGTGTCGACCTGACTCAAATAGTCTccatatttaataattaatttagGAAGTGTTTAGATTTATAATAGATGTTTGAAATAGTTTTGAGTATAAAAAATGCCTTAATTTGTCACAATTACATAGCATTGCAAGATGGTAATGACAGGCGCACTTTGCTTCCACTTTgattctttttttattgaaaagccACACTCAGCGAGTGACACAGTTCGAGTCACGTCAAGTCAACTGAGTTGGTGAACTAACTTGTGAGTCTTGCCGAGTCAAAACTGAGTCTCCCTTGTTAGCGAGTTTCTTAGTGAttcagcgagagagagagagagagagagagagagagagagagagagagatcaaagtTTAAAAACTGGaaagctcaactcaacttgatgTTCAACCGAGTAGGATCGACCTAACTCAAATATTCTGACTTggtatttaataattaatttagGAAGTGTGTAGATTTTTAATAGATGTTTGAAATAGTTTAAGTATAAAAAACAGCTTAATTTGTCACAATTACATAGTATTGCAAGATGGTAATTACAGGTGCACCTCACTTCCgctttgattcttttttattGAAAAGCCATTCAATCGGCGAGTGACGCGGTTTGAGTCATGTCGAGTCGACTGAGTTGATGATTTAACAAGCGAGTCTTGCTGAGTCAAAACcgagtcagagagagagagagagagagagagagagagagagagagagagagagagagagagagagagagatgtgggtGTGAATGGAAAACATGCAATCTAGACGGTATCTTTGAGTGTAATTTTATTTCCCTCAATGATTAGAAGCGTACAGTTGAATGAGTTCATATGAATCTGAATAATGCATTAtttatagaaaagaaaaaaagtaaaatGGAAAATGTAATATTATAGTAGCTTCCTGACCATGCTTCATATATGATTTTTATTCAATTTGAACCCTTAACAACTTGCTGTTTTTAGCTTTCAGCCCTTCAATCCCTGCTGTCTCCAGCGTATCTGAGGTCCCTTTATAAAACAATCAACTATCCAAAACCAATACaatagaaaatattttaaaaaataaactttAGTAAAATACTAAAAAATCCATATCGAAAATCCAATATAACAAGATTCAACAACTATAGAGAAAATAAAATATTCCACTAAAATATACAGAAGCATTAGCTGTCCACCCTGCCACCACCTCGAATGGCGAAAACCTCTGGAATctgctttaaaaaaattaaaatacaaaatgACAATCAAATGAAATGggatttatgaaaaaaaataataataataactgttCATTTCACTGTAACTCGTTGAACTGCACTCATGCAAagcaatccggaccgtccaaattTTGGGTCACATCACGGATGTAGCAAGATGCATGAAAATTTTCCGAATTGGCTGATTCAACGGGCAAATTTGAGGGATTAAGATTATTGGgttagtgtgaattgaattttggAAAGTGCTCTATGAACAATGGGATTCATGAGCTAGAAGGCTCGTTTAGACATTTATATTACCATATttccaaaacccaaaaactcaactCTATGTTCAGGTGGGTCAGATCAAGTAATGTAGAATCGGTGGTGGATG
This DNA window, taken from Magnolia sinica isolate HGM2019 chromosome 14, MsV1, whole genome shotgun sequence, encodes the following:
- the LOC131225604 gene encoding transcription factor MYB61-like, translated to MGRHSCCYKQKLRKGLWSPEEDEKLLRHITKYGHGCWSSVPKQAGLQRCGKSCRLRWINYLRPDLKRGTFSQQEENLIIELHAVLGNRWSQIAAQLPGRTDNEIKNLWNSCIKKKLRQRGIDPNTHKPLSEVENGEDKAAASASSEKASGSNELKLLSVGSVTENLEPVGLDAKPQSITADHRYTLEGLSSKSNTNIKNNSMATTKEFFLERFMMSHESSTSCRPSDSMMGYFPLQQLNYGSTCGNQTASVGLSMNPNPVLWLNQNSRPFQMNSEFNSNTVSTVIPSLTSSILPTQMGFKPTIALPPDNSSVGCINANGVHHWEAGSSSNSSSSSASSSSIELQSNSSFFENSIFSWGLSDCRVELPDITSEKEAQIHLETEPGDIKWSEFLHHPFPMTAATIQNQTQPLYSEIKSESQFGINTSLSNWHQPHQQPLQLQSSDIYGKDFQRITAAFEQM